The Anoplopoma fimbria isolate UVic2021 breed Golden Eagle Sablefish chromosome 5, Afim_UVic_2022, whole genome shotgun sequence genome contains a region encoding:
- the dcun1d3 gene encoding DCN1-like protein 3, whose product MGQCVTKCKNPTSSLGSKSGDKESGSKSHHKKGGGAGGGHKEEPSALCSKATSELSNGTKALEVTVETPVMPALIGESRKDECLDGDGLSMLRIEELFCCYKDEQEDAILEEGMEMFCNDLCVDPAEFRVLVLAWKFQAATMCKFTRKEFVEGCKAIQADSLEGICSRFPVMLLDARGEENFKDLYRFTFQFGLDADEGQRSLQREIAVALWRLVFTQDSPSILEHWLDFLSENPSSIRGISRDTWNMFLNFTQAIGPDLSNYSEDEAWPSLFDTFVEWELERRKKEEEQALMAKEEEGRCTETDCSPTTDRLETAGSRGSQTWGGH is encoded by the exons ATGGGTCAATGTGTCACCAAGTGTAAGAATCCGACGTCCTCACTCGGCAGTAAGAGTGGAGACAAGGAGAGCGGCTCCAAGTCCCACCACAAGAAAGGAGGCGGTGCCGGTGGTGGCCACAAAGAAGAGCCCAGCGCTCTGTGTAGCAAAGCCACCAGCGAGCTGTCGAATGGCACCAAGGCCTTGGAGGTCACAGTGGAGACACCCGTCATGCCTGCACTGATCGGGGAATCACGCAAGGACGAGTGTCTGGATGGAGATGGGCTGTCAATGCTGCGCATCGAGGAGCTGTTTTGCTGCTACAAGGATGAACAGGAAGACGCTATCTTGGAGGAAGGCATGGAGATGTTTTGTAATGACCTGTGTGTGGACCCAGCAGAGTTTCGTGTGCTTGTTCTTGCCTGGAAGTTTCAAGCAGCCACCATGTGCAAGTTTACAAG GAAGGAGTTTGTTGAAGGCTGCAAGGCTATCCAGGCCGACAGCCTCGAGGGTATCTGCTCACGTTTCCCCGTCATGCTGCTGGATGCCCGGGGCGAGGAGAACTTCAAGGACCTGTACCGCTTCACCTTCCAGTTTGGCCTGGACGCCGACGAGGGCCAGCGCTCGCTGCAGCGGGAAATCGCCGTTGCCCTGTGGCGCCTGGTGTTCACCCAGGACTCGCCTTCGATCCTGGAGCACTGGCTGGACTTCCTGTCAGAGAACCCCTCAAGTATTAGGGGCATTTCAAGGGACACGTGGAACATGTTCCTCAACTTCACCCAAGCTATTGGCCCCGACCTGAGCAACTACAGCGAGGACGAGGCCTGGCCCAGCCTCTTCGACACCTTCGTGGAGTGGGAGTTGGAGCGcaggaaaaaagaggaggaacagGCACTGATGgcaaaggaggaagaggggaggtgTACTGAGACAGACTGTTCTCCCACCACAGATAGACTTGAAACAGCGGGAAGCCGCGGCTCACAGACGTGGGGGGGCCACTGA
- the lyrm1 gene encoding LYR motif containing protein 1 → MTASTRRTVLSLYMRVFRVARNWQAQSAVITDTESERKYILQEASTLFRQNQQLTDQESIKKCIEECEARIEMGLHYRNPYPRATYLPQLGLATQKGRKLKAQQRLRKQAKPIYLQSHDDT, encoded by the exons ATGACGGCCTCCACTCGCAGGACGGTGTTGTCACTGTACATGCGGGTGTTTCGCGTCGCCCGTAATTGGCAGGCACAGAGTGCAGTAATAACTgacacagagagtgagagaaaataCATTCTTCAGGAGGCCTCCACTCTGTTCAGACAGAACCAGCAG CTCACAGATCAAGAATCGATAAAAAAGTGTATAGAAGAATGTGAAGCAAGGATAGAAATGG GTTTACATTACAGGAACCCATATCCAAGGGCT ACGTACCTACCACAGCTGGGATTGGCAACTCAGAAAGGCAGGAAGCTGAAAGCACAGCAGCGCCTGAGGAAGCAGGCCAAGCCAATATACTTACAGTCACATGACGACACCTGA